ATTTTACTTGTGATGGCTTACTTTTTCTCATTAGGGAGTTCTCCTTTGTTATTAATGATTTATGTGTTTAAGTTAAATCATTATGGAGTGCTCCCTTTTTAATTTCTACCACTTTCGGGACGTTGCCAAATTGAAATCCCAAATGGTCTGCAGGTGCTGGACGAAACCCCTTGGTCATCATTCCTGTCCATACCAGTTTTTTGCTTTCTACGACCTCAAGGTAACAACCGTGATTGTTTACTTTCTCGCCGCTTGGACCTTCCATCAAATTGAAGAATTCACCACCTGCGCGAAGATCAATTCGGCATTCGGTGACCTTCCATGGGCTCGGGCAAAACCACTTCATCAAGGTTTCTGGATGGGTCCATCCCTTCCATAGTTTTTCAACTGGAATCGATGTAGTTCGCTCAAATACCAAATCTAGTTTTGAATCAATTATAATATCAGTCGTCATTGGGCCCTCTAAAATTAAATACGCTTACTGAGGCATCTTACTCATGTCCATATACAACACATTCCAGCGATGACCATCGAGGTCTATAAAACCACAGCCGTACATCCAACCATCTTTGTATCCAGGCTTTCCGTAAAGAATGCCACCAGCATCGATTGCCTTTTGGGCTATATCATCAACTTCTTTTGGTGAGCTTGCGCCGATAGAAAACAGAATTTCAGTCGACTGGATGGTATTTGTTATTGGGTGACCGCCAGAGAAACCTTTAAATAATTCTTCAGTAAATAAATTCAGAACTGTCTTCTTATTGCCAACGAACATGCTGACCATATGCGGAGCTTGGTGACGGTCATTCATGGTGAAACCGAGCTTACTAAAGAACTCTTTAGCTTTTGGTAAGTTTTTAGAGGATAGATTTATCCAAAACTCATTTTCCATTTTTACCTCCAAAGGCGACCATTGTTTTAAACCCGCCCCAGATCATTCGTTTGCCGTCAAATGGCATCTTATCCATTTCCATTTTGAGTCGGGGATCGCTCTCAGCAAGACACTCGTAATACTCGAGTGCGCCATGTTCCATCCTTCTTCGGGACCAGAGTATGAGTTAGTGATCTGCGGATCTTGCTCTTTCCATGGCATCCAAGTATCTGCGTTCTTCATGCTGACGAGAAACGGGAAAACTGCCTCTGGCTTTGCGTTGATCAAGACATCTCTTTTAATCAAGTAATCTTCTGGTTTCAGAGCGGCAATAGCGACGAAAACCAATAGTACAAACCCCAGACCGAAAAGTATTTTCTTGATCACAAATCCTACTGAATCAAAAAAGTTAAAATTTTAATATTCTATTTCATAGAGTGAAGGCCAATCATGTTGCCTTCTGTATCTATAGCTAAAGTGATGAATCCGTCCTGACCAATAGACATTTTGGACTTATGAATTCTACCGTCCAATTTGGGAATCATTTTTTCTTCCTTCTTCAGACAACTTAATACTTAGAAGTGATTCATAAAAGTCTTTCGCACGATTCATGTCCGATACATACATTTCAAACCAACGAACTGGATTTTGCATACGTCCATACCTCCAACCAAGTATGGAGGTAATCTTACATACCTATTAGTATGTTGTCAAGTGTGGTCTATTCTGGTACCCTATTTCAGTGAACGCAAAAAGAAAAGACTCGAAAAAGAACCGCGATCTTGAGCGATCTAGAAAAGAGATCCTCGATGCCGCTTTTAAGGAGGTCTTTACTAAGGGATTTCAGGGCGTAAGTATTGATGAGATAGTTGCCAAAACGAGATTTACAAAAGGCGCATTTTATCATCAATTTCCAACTAAGCTTGATTTGGGCTATGCCTTGGTCGACGAAGTTATTAAGCCCATGATTATAGATCGTTGGATCAGGCCACTAGGGGCCCATGAAAATCCGTTGGACGGAATATTGGTTCAGATGAAGGCACTGATTGGCAATTGCGATCCGGCTTATTTGAAACTTGGTTGTCCGTTGAATAATTTGGTTCAAGAAATGTCTCCGGTCGACAAAGGCTTTCATAAACGATTTCAGATAGCTTTGAATCTCTGGATTGATGAGATGGGTAAGCATCTCTAGCGTGCTAAAAAGTCGGGATATTTGAATGCTGACGTTAACACAAGGCACGTTGCCCACTTTGTTGTCATGGCTCACGAAGGGTTCTATGGGATGCTTAAAGGGCTGGATGATCCCGAGATCTTTTCGGCCCTCTATGAATCAATGAATCGATACTTCAAAACAATTTCCATCTAAGAAAATTCCAAAATATCTGTTTCACCATGAGAACAGGATTCTCTTCAATTAGTTTTGTAATAATATCGGTGTTTCGTTTGGACCAGGCCATTTTCTAAAAAGAGATAGCGACTTGAAAGACAGTATTTGCTCTGAAACTTTAGTTTTCATAGATTAGAGCTTCTTCAACATTGACGCGTTCAATGTCACAGCCGCAAGAATGAGCGCCTTCAGTGCTTTCGCATTAATTTTATCACCTTCACGAAAGTCGATCGCCCTCCTGGTGTTTCCCCCAAGACTTGAATTAAATAGACAAGAAGGATCTTTCAATGAGGCCCCCTTGGGAAAGGTCATCTTCACGGCATTTTTGTAAGACTCGCCGGTGCAACTAATACCATCGTGGGACCAAACAGGAACATTCCATTTCCATTCTTCAACCACTTCGGGGTCGGCATCTTTGATGACTTTTCTAATCTGAGCAAGAATTCCGCCGCGCCAACTGCCCAACTCTTTGATTCGCGCATCCATTAATTTAGAGGGTGATTTTGATATTTCTATCTTATTCGAAATAGTTTTACATTTCTTAACTGTAGTTGTTTTCGTCTTTTTCATTTCTTTGCCCAAGGATTGTAGTCGCCAAAGCTCCAAATATGACCTTCGGGGTCACGGCAAGCATAGTCGCTGGCCCCGTAATCTTTTTTGGTCAAAGGCATCAAGATTTCAGCCCCATTCTCTTTTGCTTTTTTAAAATGAGCTTCAGGATTTTCAACGACTATAAACGTAACTTGGGTTTCAAATCCGCCGAACTCTTTTGGCAGCCGAATGTATTTCCCAAACTTCGATTCGACATTGGGGCCAATCATAACCAGACCTGTGCCATGTCTTAATTCAGCATGCATGACGGCACCCTTGCCGTCTTCGTGCACTTGGTGCCGCTCAAAACCAAAAGCAACGCAGAGAAACTCAATGGCCCTCTTTGGATCATTATATCGCAAGGTTGGAATTACAGTGGATGCCATTGGCTTATTTTTTATAGAAGATAATTCCGACTCGATTAATATGATTAACTAAGTTGGGGTTGTCAATTTGCTGAAAAAGTGAAACATCAATTTTGTAGGGAAGGAAAAGATCGTCGATCTGATTTTCAATTTTAAACAGCTCGCTCAAGGACATCTGTTGCGACTTAATAGTTAGATCAATGTCAGAGCCTGGTTTAAAATTTCCTTTTGCTCTTGATCCATAGAGTACGACCTCGTCAATATTCGGGAACTAATCAAAAATGTTTTTCAGTTTTTCTTGTGTTAATGAATTGAGTCCACACTTTTCTTCAGAAATCACGGTAAGAGACTCTTCATCTTTTGAGACAATTCAACAAAGCAGGCGACGTAAAGTTGAGTTATATTCTCAGTGATCATTTTTAAGGTGTCTTTATTGTAGGTGTGTGAAGAAAGATTTCGATTCTTAATCATCTCCATCTAAACATCACCTTTTGCAATGAGGCCCTTTTGAAAAGCTTCTTTTGTTGTATCTTTTGATCCAATGAGAGATTGGCCTCCAGTGAATTCAATATAGACTTCAAAATTGCCATAAAAGATTTACGTGTCCCCGACGATTCATTATTTTTCTTAATATGGTTTAGGAAAAAATTAACCGATATAAAATTAAGGAAACTTAATAAGTTTTGCACAAAAGTATAAATGTTTTTCCTATTGTCATTGCTAGTGATTTGTTTGGGTTTTTCGATGAATTTCTCAATTTGCTATTCAAGTTCAGTCAAAATCCGTCGAAAGTTAATCGTATGGACATAATAATAATCTAGTTATTTAAAGAGGTTGTCATGCACATGCCAAGGACTGAGGAAACTCCATATTCAATGAGATTTCCACTACTTCCGAAGCCCTTAATATAAAGGTTTATCCTGGTATCATCAGTAGTATCGCCATTTCTAACATCGATTTTCAAAATACCTTCATCGTCCACTGTAACAAATGCACGCGTTGCTTTCTTCATTTTATCCATAGATCCATTGCAGTTTTGCGTATAACAGAAACCAAAGAATACATTTTCTGAAGAAATTTCTCCCGCCATTATTGCTATTGGGCCACGCTCGTAGTAAAACTCAATCAGACTAGCAATAGTAGAATTTTTTTGAATTAGAAATTGCACAGTTTGTCGAGGGTAAGAACATTTAACAGGTCTGTTATTGAACCATCCACCAGTTGCAGAAGCAGAAGCTGAATAAGAGAATTGAGCTAAAGCTATTACCAAAATCGAAAAAGCAAACTTTGCAGATTTTTTCATAAATTCTCCTCTAATTGGCATCAAATTGAAGGATGCCATTTAAAAACTAATGGGTTTCATTTCTCATGCTAACGCCAAGAAACCGTATTGTTATTGTTTTTGTTTTAAGAAACAGTATTGTTTATTGCAGCTGATGCTAAATTAAAACTTGAATCTTGAAAACTGTTTTTATTTTGTACAGTAACGAATACAAAGTTTTGCGTTTAAAGCCAAACGAGTTAAGCTTAGGACGCGCTTATGAGAAGAAATATATTTTCGGTTCACTCTTCAAAGATAATTAACTGAGTGTTTGTCTCCTCAATCGGCAATTCTTTGTGCTTCGTTAGTTTTTACTTGCATGGGCTATCAAGGTGGGTTTCCTGCAAGAGGAATAGGGGTTTTTCTGACCACTCTTTTTAGATTTTTGATTGGCATCCAATTTTATTATTTTAGGTCGGCGATACTTTCGTGGATAACCCATTCGGTTACCAATATGGTGATGTTTGCGATTAATCTGATAAGTAAACTTAAACCAATCGGCCCAATTTTAAAATCGCAAATGGACCGGCTTGATTATTTATTGATTACCCACCCTGTCAACCCCTTAATTATGGACATTTTCGATGCGAACACTTGTGTTAAAATTTGATTTAAATTCTTCATGCTAAAGTCTCACTTCCACTTCAGTATTAGAATAGTTTTTATAACATTTTTTAAAATCTAATGGAGCCATCATTTTCAAGGAGCCATGTTTTCTTTTAGTATTATAAAATTCAATAAACTCCATGGTTTGCTTGTAAGCTTCTTGGAAGGTAGCAAAATACCTTACCTGTAAGAATTCAATTTCATAGATTGAGAAGAAGGATTCAATGTATGCATTCTTATTTGGAGTTGCTGGGGGAATATACTCATGTTCTAAACCCAGATCCTCTACTTTTTTTCTAAAGGCCTTACAGGTCATCTGTGAGCCGTTATCACTGCGGATAACTAACCCTGTAGGATCTTCAATACCAGCTTTAGATAAAGCAGAATCTAATAAATTGACAAGACTTTCACCTTTGCAATTTAAGCCGATATAAAAATCTATAATTTCCCTTGAGAAGACATCAATAAATGCTAGCAAATAAAAAAATCTATTCTCTCCCTGTATCCAACCGTACTTGATATCAAATTGCCAAACCCTTAATGGAGCCTTTACCACATGATTACTGGCAGGTAATTTCTTAAAGTTCTTCTTTAACTTTTTCTTTCTTGGTAATAAAAGACCCTCTTCTTTGCAAAGCCTATAGAGCTTTTTATGGTTTACAATAAACCGATAGTCATCTTATTAAATAATGAACTAACTTTTTCACTCCACCTCCGTTGGCAAATTCCACCTTATCCCTATAATCATGTAAAGCCTTTCTAATAGAAGCATCCAAGACCATATTACCGTGAACATCATAACCATAATCAGTAGGCCTTCGGCCTATACTTCCCATTGGGGCAATGGGAAGTCCCTCCTCCTTCTGGGAATAGAAGGTAGATCTCTTAACTCCTGCATATTGAAATAATTTCACTTTATTTACTTTTGGATTTTCTTTTAAAACCAGAGAACAAACCTCTAATCGTTGCTCCAAACTTGGTATGTTTTTTTTAAAAGCTCTGTTAAGACTTTATTCTTAAGCTCTGCATCGGCTAACTTTTTTTTCATATCTTTTAGCTCTGAATTTTGCTTATGCTTTTCAATATGATGGGGCTGTTGCCTGGAAATCCAAGAAGCCACCGTGCTCTTTGGAAATCCGTGTTTTTCAGCTACCAATGTCAAGTTACCAGTCTCTGTAACTTCCTTCATAATTTGCTGCTTCTGAGCATCTGTGTAGTGTTTTTTCATCTTTTCTAACCCTTTCTTCCTATATAGATGTTCGCACCGAATCTGTCCACATCATATAGGGGGTTAAAAAGAAACCATGCTTCACAACTGGCATTAGGGGGGCTTTTAGAATCGCTTCGATTGTCAGCTACGAGTCGAGGATTTGCTATAAATACAAAGTATATTTTTGAGACGGGGCAAACACTTTCAGCTTGGGCCGAGGTGCGTTTTGTAGCATGTCAGGTAACTGCCGATCCATTAGCAGATTTCATAACTCAGCGTCGGACAGATCGCCGAATTTACCAAGGTGGCGAGCTTGACGAGGTTATTCGACAAAAATTGTCAGAAATTGAAGATGAATTCCCCGGATGCAAAATTCGAATACAAGCGACCAGGTCTCAAACATTTATGCAATACTTTCTAAAGACCGAGGAGCTACTTTGGAAGAACTCTAAAATTGTCAGAGATTTATGTAAATGGTTACGCTTAACCAAGCGCGAAGCTCAGTCCCGTGATGGAATGACGGCTCAAAGCATTGGCCTTAATCGCATTGAGAGTTTAATTTTTCGATTGATACGAAAAATGCCCATCTTGCCGCGCCTTTTGTGGTCGTTGGGATTTGGATTTAAAATTAGAAGTAATGCGGAAAAAGCCATCGAATCTTCGGCGGCTCTTTTGTGTTTTGTATCTCGATCAATGGATCCTGTATCATTGTGCCGACTAGGTCAGTGCGCCTACCGAGCCTGGTTGATTTTAAATTCCCATGGATTCGGGGTGCAACCTTTGTCTTTCTCTTCATCCTCAGTGGCGGATCAAAGATCAGGTGCCATGATCGGCCAATCAAATCTAGAAGAACAAAAAGTTTTTACCGATGGAAAAAAAGTTTTAAATGACTATTTCAATCTAACCGATGATGATTATCCGGTTTGGATGTTTCGGACAGGCTTGTCACCGCAAACTGCAGACATGCCAGTTCCAAGACTTTCCGTTCAAGACGTACTGTTAGCCAAAGATTTTTGAGGAGCTTTTGATTACGATGTGACGAGATATTTCCAAATGTTGTGGATTTAAGGATTAGCCAGCGGTGTAGATTACGTAACCCATGAAGGTAGTTTTCAAAAGGGTGGTGCCCCTTACAATGCTCTCCCCTGGTAACTTAAATCCACTTCAGAAAGCAACACCTACTAGGCATTTCAAGGCTTTGTGCTATGATGACAGCGGTCTGGTGTTCGTCACTAAAAGACTATAAATTCTTCTATATACTTATTGAAAACTTCAGGCTGTTCTATATTCGACAAGTGACCAGCATTTTCGATAATTTTAAAATTCGAATGTTCAATATCTTTTGATAGTTTCAAATTTACATCAACAGACGTTACTTTATCCTCAGCACCTACTAACACTAAAGTGGGGCAAGTAATTTCGGTCAGATATGGAGTGCAATCGTGTCGAGAGGCCAAAGCGCCGGCGACCATGGCAATATTTTCGGAAGAATTTGTCGTAATCATATTCATTACTTTCTTTTGTACTTCTGGTTTTTCTGAAATAGTTGTTTCAGACAAGACACTCATAGAAAATTCCTGAGCAAATCCGAGCAAACCTTCTTTTTGTATTCTTAAAATGAGTTCATATCTCTTATCTTTAGTTGCATTGCTATCAGTGGCCGACATGGTATCACACAATATGAGTCCAGATAAGTATTCTGGATACTTATGCGCAAAATGAAGTGCGATATATCCGCCCATGGATAAGCCACAAAGAATTACTTTTTCTAAACCATTCTGATCTATCAATAATTTAATATCGTCAGCAAAATGCGCGATCATCCACGGGCCTATATCTGACGGCCCGTAACGATGACCGCGCAAATCAGGAGTGAAAACATTGTACTTACTTTTAAAAGCTATTGATTGGTCCATCCACATTAATGAGTTGAATGGAAACCCATGAAGGAAAATTAGATTTACTTTTGACATTGATGCCTCAATTTTGAACTTTCTTCTTTTGAAATGTTGAAATGTTGAAATGTTGAAATCTACTTTTTCTTGCTTGGACTATCTTTTTCTTTGTTAAGATAATCTTGTCTATTACTTTCGGTTCTTTCAATTTGAACACGTGCCTTGGCATTCCCAATTACCTCTGGGGATTCGTGATTTTTAAGTTTTATTAATAGTTCTTTTTTTTTCTTATTTTCATTTTTATGTGCTCTTTTCTTTGCAGCTTTGCTTGCCGGTTCTGAAAATGGTTTTGGCATCTCAGAGGCCTTTTGAGCCTCTTCTGCTAAACTAGTAACCGAAAAACCCATTATGATAGCAATTAAAAATAGACTTTGTAATTTCACTTTATCCTTCCAACTGACAAACTAGTTTCATATCTTTAAATGGTGTTTTCCCATTTTGTCCTTTTTCAGTTTGATCATTTGATGCTCCTTATTTATCTATGATCGACAGTGCAACATTCGAGCCGATTATTGTGTGGCGTAGGATATCACCGGTCCTTCTGTGTAGTGGATGAAATACCCATTTAATGAGGAAAAAATCCTCAAGATCCAGAATAGCTGTATTGAAAATGTGAAGTCTCTACCTTCAAATCGCTAAGTACATGACTTCCGCCTCTGAAATTCAGGTGATCAAAAATCTTTTCAACCATGTTCAGAATTTACGTCACTTCATTCTCTGTTTCAATGCTCTGTTAGGAGATTAATTTGTACATCAGATAATGATTGAACCTTGCAGGAACCTAGAAAATTAAAGCTCGAACTGGCGGATTCCCAGTCCTGGTTATGTCCAAGTAGTAGATCGTCGATGTATTTTGTATCTTTAGCGAGCAATTTCCTGGTTAATTCAATGTCCCAATTCGGAGTAAACACAAGGTACATCTGCATCCTGTCCAAACGGCAATCTATATTTTTATCGTTAATAACATGAAGCTCAGCGCGAAGTTTATTGAGATATACATTCGCGGACCTCATAAAGTCACCGTAGTCATATTCCAAAATCTGCGATAAATTTTTGCGAAACACGATTGTGTCAAAGCCCAGCTCGTATCTCATTTTGTCCTCCTTTCAATGTGTGAATATTATGAGTTTTCGAAGCCACTATATTTTTTTCAAAAAATTTCCAATTCAGGATCTCCCAGAACTGACTCATATATTTAGTTCTGTCATTTTGGTAATCCAAATAGTATGCATGTTCCCAGACATCACATACCAACAATGGAACCTGTCCACTCGTCAGAGGATTTTCGGCATTTTCGAGACCTTTAATTTCAATGTCTCCGTTCATGTTACCAATCACCCAGACCCATCCTGAGCCGAAAAGTGTCAAAGCAGCCTGATTAAAGTTTTCTTTAAATTCCTGAACAGAACCGAACTGTTCTTCGAGAGTTTCTAAAACTTTGTTTGTGGGCTGTAGTTTGGCTGGACTTAGGCACTTCCAATAGAATTCATGATTCCAAGCCTGTGCGGCATTTTGATAAATGGCAATGTCAATGTCGTGACTCTTAATCAATGTCTCCTTAAGTGAATCATAGGACAAGACTGATTTGGCCATGAGAACATTGAGAGTCTCGATATATTTTTTGTAATGTTTGTCATGATGAAATGTCATTGTTCTGGCTGAAATATAAGGCTCTAAGGCATTGGTCTCGAAAGGTAGATTCATCGGTTCAAAAGTCATATTTTTTCCTTCGTTGAATGTGTCCTAGGGTTCGAGTGGAGCTTCGGCCTGTAATTTCTGGAGATCAATTATTTCCAAATTTGCTTTGGCCCAAGTGTTTGTTTCGTTTAATAATTGAATATCCTGTCCACCAGTTGCGGAAAGGATCTTTTTTGCTTGTTGAATTTGTTGAGGACTTTCACTATGCACCGATATTAGAATGCCTCCTGACTGTAAATATTGACCATACCGTTTGGCGGCAGGATCTGGTGTGCCGACCCCAACTAACGTTCCTGCAGTGGCACCTAGTATCCCTCCGACTATAATTCCCCCTGTCAACATTATCCATCGGCCTCCATTCAATCCCCCAATGCCTGACAGTGCGATAGCTCCCACGATTGCTGCGCCTGCAATTGCACCGATGATT
This genomic window from Deltaproteobacteria bacterium contains:
- a CDS encoding SRPBCC domain-containing protein, with translation MTTDIIIDSKLDLVFERTTSIPVEKLWKGWTHPETLMKWFCPSPWKVTECRIDLRAGGEFFNLMEGPSGEKVNNHGCYLEVVESKKLVWTGMMTKGFRPAPADHLGFQFGNVPKVVEIKKGALHNDLT
- a CDS encoding extradiol dioxygenase gives rise to the protein MENEFWINLSSKNLPKAKEFFSKLGFTMNDRHQAPHMVSMFVGNKKTVLNLFTEELFKGFSGGHPITNTIQSTEILFSIGASSPKEVDDIAQKAIDAGGILYGKPGYKDGWMYGCGFIDLDGHRWNVLYMDMSKMPQ
- a CDS encoding DUF1801 domain-containing protein; its protein translation is MKKTKTTTVKKCKTISNKIEISKSPSKLMDARIKELGSWRGGILAQIRKVIKDADPEVVEEWKWNVPVWSHDGISCTGESYKNAVKMTFPKGASLKDPSCLFNSSLGGNTRRAIDFREGDKINAKALKALILAAVTLNASMLKKL
- a CDS encoding VOC family protein, producing MASTVIPTLRYNDPKRAIEFLCVAFGFERHQVHEDGKGAVMHAELRHGTGLVMIGPNVESKFGKYIRLPKEFGGFETQVTFIVVENPEAHFKKAKENGAEILMPLTKKDYGASDYACRDPEGHIWSFGDYNPWAKK
- a CDS encoding nucleotidyltransferase domain-containing protein, whose product is MDEVVLYGSRAKGNFKPGSDIDLTIKSQQMSLSELFKIENQIDDLFLPYKIDVSLFQQIDNPNLVNHINRVGIIFYKK
- a CDS encoding nucleotidyltransferase substrate binding protein, with product MEMIKNRNLSSHTYNKDTLKMITENITQLYVACFVELSQKMKSLLP
- a CDS encoding IS3 family transposase codes for the protein MVNHKKLYRLCKEEGLLLPRKKKLKKNFKKLPASNHVVKAPLRVWQFDIKYGWIQGENRFFYLLAFIDVFSREIIDFYIGLNCKGESLVNLLDSALSKAGIEDPTGLVIRSDNGSQMTCKAFRKKVEDLGLEHEYIPPATPNKNAYIESFFSIYEIEFLQVRYFATFQEAYKQTMEFIEFYNTKRKHGSLKMMAPLDFKKCYKNYSNTEVEVRL
- a CDS encoding transposase — its product is MKKHYTDAQKQQIMKEVTETGNLTLVAEKHGFPKSTVASWISRQQPHHIEKHKQNSELKDMKKKLADAELKNKVLTELLKKTYQVWSND
- a CDS encoding alpha/beta hydrolase, which translates into the protein MSKVNLIFLHGFPFNSLMWMDQSIAFKSKYNVFTPDLRGHRYGPSDIGPWMIAHFADDIKLLIDQNGLEKVILCGLSMGGYIALHFAHKYPEYLSGLILCDTMSATDSNATKDKRYELILRIQKEGLLGFAQEFSMSVLSETTISEKPEVQKKVMNMITTNSSENIAMVAGALASRHDCTPYLTEITCPTLVLVGAEDKVTSVDVNLKLSKDIEHSNFKIIENAGHLSNIEQPEVFNKYIEEFIVF
- a CDS encoding superoxide dismutase, whose protein sequence is MTFEPMNLPFETNALEPYISARTMTFHHDKHYKKYIETLNVLMAKSVLSYDSLKETLIKSHDIDIAIYQNAAQAWNHEFYWKCLSPAKLQPTNKVLETLEEQFGSVQEFKENFNQAALTLFGSGWVWVIGNMNGDIEIKGLENAENPLTSGQVPLLVCDVWEHAYYLDYQNDRTKYMSQFWEILNWKFFEKNIVASKTHNIHTLKGGQNEIRAGL